A region of the Peromyscus leucopus breed LL Stock chromosome X, UCI_PerLeu_2.1, whole genome shotgun sequence genome:
AACCTAAAGAATACAAAGTTATAGTTTCCTTTGAATTCCCTTTAACACCCAGTCTGCCAACCAAACTAGACAACCTTATGTGAGTATATCTACCATAGGACTTAAGTATCAGGGGTTTGTTTTGATTCGGGTTTGGTTGTTGGAGTCAGGTTCTTACTACTGTGTTGTTCAGACTCATTTCAAGTACCTGGCCTGAAATGACCCTGCATTCTTAGCCTATGAAGTGGTTGTTCCTAATATACCATTGAGTATGACCATGGTGTGTTGTTATCCTGTCCTGTTTCCtatcacatacattcacatagtaACACTCAAATGTACTCACCCATGCAACAGCATACACTCGAAATCTTAGTTACTGCAATAACCACTCATGATTCAGAGGTAATGCAGATAATGACACAGATTAGCTAGAAATACTACTCACATTTGACATTCATAGCCAGGATATgctcaaggaaagaaaattacattagagggctcagtgggtaaggcaatCACTGGACAAGTGTGATGACTTAAATTCAgagctccagaacccacataaagctgggcAAAAGGACAAgttatctataatcccagtgttcctaCAGTGAGataggaggcagacaggagaatcatTGCAAGCTCATGAATCAGCTGCCTGGTTTACAGTGCAGTAATAAACAACagaagggaccctgtctcaaacaaggtagaagacagggaatgatacccaaggttgtcctctaacctccacatgtacattgAAACATACACTTCTCCATATACAGACAAAACCATTTACACAcaattgtgtacacacacacagacacagacacacacacacacacacacacacacacaaattattatGGAAACTTTcctaaacttgaaaaaaaaatcaccaaaggatggagagatggttcagtagttaagagcacttgtttctcttaTAGAGGAttcagttcagttcctggcacttaTATGGTGGTTCACAGGCATTTGTAACAACAGTTTCAGagtatctgacactctcttctagcctctgccaGGTTCCAGGCATGCATGGATATGGTGTACATAAATGCATCCaagcaaacactcaaacacataggcaaacactcaaacacataggcaaacactcatagatgtaaaataaatacattttccaaaaaaacattgagaaagacatttgatttcaATGTACAGTGTCAAACCACTCTCAAAGTAGGAGGAAATTGGATTACCTAACATTTTCTGATGGTACAATCTTTTGCAGGTGATAAAACTCATGGATCAACAGAATCAAAATTTGATGACTTTAGGGAACGCTTACTCAGTTTTATAGTTGGATTAATGATCATAGTATTCACCTTTACCTGTTTTTGCTTCATCTATTGTAATTACATGATCAAGGAGGTCCCATCACCAGGAGGGTAAGTTTCACACATTAAAGAATGaaaagtttgtgtgtatgtatgtgtgtgggtgtgtgcatgaggTATTtgtacacaggtgtgtgcacacatgcagaaacaagaagaggatgtcaggtgtgtcctgctctgtcatttTCTGCCTTATAGCATTGATACCTGGAGTATCACTAAACCTAAATgcaggttcacaggcaggaaggcCCAGCaatcttcctctctctacctctccctcACACATGGGACACGGGCATGTGCTAACATAcacagctttttatatgggttttaAGTGAAGATccatgagaaagaaagacaaggggACAAGCAACTCAAAAATAGTCCAAGCTTTTCAAAACTATATACTtctatatgtatgggtatttgtctgtgcatcatgtgcatgcaggacCCCACAAggtccaaaagagggcatcaaatcccttggaaatggagttaaggCTGGTTGAGAGCCACAGTGTCAGCACTGTTAACTAAACACAGGTTCTATGCAAGAACtgcaagtactcttaatctctAAGCCATGTCTCCACCCCCAATAGTACAGGTTTTTATTTGGGGGAAAGGAAGTTCTTCAGAAATCTCTGCTGTAAGGAGGGATGGCTTAGCATGTCTGGTTTGAATCTCAgatgtcctgggtttgattctcagcacctacatagcagctcacaatcacctccAACACCAGGTCTAGGGGATCCATTGTCATCTTCTAGCCCTgacaggcaccaagcacatatatggtgcaaagacatacatgtaagcaaaatacccatatacataaaattaatatttttaagtaaaagagTAAGAGCTCACTGTCTGATTACAATCTGGGGTAGTTATGGGACAGAAAATTGGGAAGGGattagcctgatctacatagtgagttccaggccagccaaggctaaaaaatgagaccttgtctcaaaaaaaaaaaaaaaaaaatcagccgggcaatgatggcacatacctttaataccagcactcgggaggcagaagcagatggatctctgtgagatccaggacaatcagagctacacacagagaaacctgtctcaaaaaccaaaaagaaaaaaatcaacgaATAAATTCCTTTTATGGCTTCCAGCTGGTCATTGCCCAGGGTAACCAGTGAGCTAGTTAAAGATGTTAGGTGAGTAATAAATATCTTTCATGGCTGGTCCCTTACTGGAGGTtgatagagaaagaaaggcaggaatCTAGAGAAGCAAGTTACTTTCGTTCTATAAATTTATGTTAGTTTCAAAAATTGTCACTGTTTAATCAAAATGCCATGACTATGGATAACATTTCCTgacttttattttgattatatagGGGAAAAACAGGGAATAattgtcatttttgtcttttgtgggACAGGGTCTGCATCTCCTCAGAGGGGACATGGGAAGTTTTCAGTATAGTAAACTTtggaagaggaagatgatggAAGAGAAGGGTCCCTTTTCAATAGCCTCCAAAACTATATCTGTTTAATTACCTAACATTTTCCCCCTTAAGAGTTGAGACCCTAAACTCATTTAGAAGACAGACATCAAAACACTCTGTGCACTTTGGATAAAATTAAGGGTATATAAGGGTTGAGGGTCCCCACTCTTACTGAATTTCATGCATTGAAGATCATTCAAGGGGGCCCAGATAAATGGAGATAGATTGTTGCAGGATCACCTGGGTGTGGATGGACAATGAGACGGTGGTGTTTGGCATGGTCTTAGTGCAGGTAACTATTACGTGAGTTACGTGAGTTAATGATTACGGTAGTTGCATCATCGAGTGTAGGGAATGGCCTTTCATCTTAGCCCTTCACCTTATCTTCCAGTCTTAAATACTTCTGGCCACTTTTTCCACAAGGTTCCCTGATTCTAAGAAGTGGTGGTATAAGTGACTTGTCTGAGGCTAGATCCACATTCATGACTTATTTTCTACATTCTCCACTGTTCATTGCAAGGAGAGGTTTCTTTGATTAAGGCTGAAGCTACTTTTATCTGTGGGTATACACATaggtatttagaaagcagtttgctGCTCTATCAGTTTAGTTAACCATCAGAAGTACATTCCTCCTGTGGGTGTACTACCTCCTCTACTTGAATTGTTAGCCAAGTTTACTggtccccttcccacccccataCAAAGAATCTAGAATCCATTGAGAGAGCAGTTAGTTAGCCCTTGCTACTCCAACAGTCAAACTGTTATTGCATAGGTGGGTATATCTAGCTTTTCAAACAGTTTCTTTATACTCCCTTTATTCCAGTTAATCCTCCTCCATCTCACACCTTCATCTCCTCAATTCCCCCCTCTCTGGCTCCCTATCTAAACATTTCCACTCAGAGTCCCTCTTTCTTTATATCTATATTGTACTACCCTCCCTCCCTAAGGTACACAAACTCCCTACACAATAAACAtttgccttttttgtttcttgatctgCACAGGTACTCCACTAGATGTAATGTACTAAAGCTAGTATCATCATATGAGAGAAAACTAGTGGAATTTGTCCTTTTTATACTAGGTTACTCATGTACAAATCCATCCATTTCCCatgcatatttcatttttatagctaAGTAATATTCTATTATACATGTGTACtacatttgttattattattgacaaCTTTGTGTCATCCCATGCATAGACTATAAGTTATCTAATGCCTTAGAAATAGTAAACATATTCTTTAAGGAAAATTATTCATGAATTCATATGTGTAACACAAGTTACAGGTGTCAGCACATTTTAATAGTTACTGTGTTTCCTTTTACTGTGGAAAAATATCCATACTCTAAGCTAGCATATTTTCTGATGATAGCAATAgtacttttgttttaaattattacacCCTGAGTTTTCTGCATTTCAGGctcaacaaagaaaatatggcGGCAATATCATCTTGGGTGCCCAAAGTATCAGCTTGTAAACCTGATACGAAGCCTGAGGACATTCTACAAACTCAGCCTCTTCTTTTAAATTAAGACCAGACATCTAGGCCCTCATGTCAAGAAAAACTATCTGTATCAAACAGTGCAATAAAATCAATTCAGCCTTCAAGTCTAGAAAAGCCATACATGCCATCCAATGCACAAAGACCAGCGACATACTCAAATACAGATAAGTCATCCATACCATGCACTGTAAAAAACATCAAGTAGGCAATTAGATTTGAAAAGGCCAACCAAGTCATCAAGCTGCCAAAGATTGCATAAGTCACATTACCTGAAAAAGTCATATAAGAAACACAacctttaaaaaatcatataatcTCACCAACACCTGTAAATTAGCTAGTCAAGTCAGTTCATCCAATTCAAATAAGCAAGTCATACCACCATGGCTAGCTATTCTGCAATCTTCAAATATGCTAGCCAAACAATCTTGTCCATCAGTTTTACATAACCAAATCCTGTCCACCAAACCCTCCAGTATAAAGAAACCAAACCAGTCACATGGACACCATGATCTGAAAAAGCCAGTGAGTACAGGAAAGGCTGCGTTACCCAGGAGGCATCTATCAGACAAAGTTTGCTgatattattaagaaaaatgccttATTTGTAATACTTCTGAACATCTCAGTGATCTTTCAGGGCCAAATAAGGAACATGTTGGAAATCCTCATGTTTCAAGGAAAATGAAGCCATCTCCCAAGTCTTTTTATGAAACAGATCACAAGTACAGTGAACCAAAGTATCAGTACAATTCTTATCAAGATAATGAGAGCAATGATACTATGAAAACATACGATAGTGAAAATAGTGATGCAGAGATAGTCATTTATTTGTGATACAAGCCATGAAGAGGATGACATGGCTAAAGGCTCCTTCCATTATTAAAGACTTAAAACAATTTAATCTACATATAGAGTATCCACATGTAATCACTATCAAGAATTGACCTATCTATCTTGAAGGCAATTAAATGCAAGGCATAAGaaattattattgtatttatCATTGCATCTCATCAGCACAAGATTCCTTTGGTGTATCTTATTTATATGTGGTCACTTAAATGGGaatcatacatgtacatacaatctagaaagaaattttaagatgaaTATGCTTAACTGCTCTTTCCCCTGAATTAGCTGTCAATGAAAGGCCCAATTTGCCATTATTTATGtagcttttatttttcagtgctgaGGAGTAAACACAAAGTATTATGTGTGCTAGTCAAGTGGTCTACCAATGAGCTTTGTTACcacttgaaaatgtatttttaattttttagattaatttttattatttcatgtatatgagtgttttgactcTATATACGCCTGAGCACCACTTGTGAGCCTGGTGCCCAAGGTGGCCAGAAGAGagattgcctggaactggagctacataTAATtatgagctgccttgtggatgctgagaatagaAACTGGGTACTCTGGGAgagctcttatccactgagccatctcttcaggccctggaaatgtatttttaaatttgtattttcagaGTTGGGGGGCAAACTCAGGGCTATGAACACTAGGCAAATGTTTTACCATGAAACTATACTCCCAGTCCCTGAAGTAATTTTCAGTTGGGGGGTGGGATATGTGGTGCTGGTAATGGAATCCAGaaccttgcacatgccaggcaagctctctgAGCGACATCCCCAGCtctactttttaatatttatgtggaAAATACAGGTTTAGACTGTATCTTTCTCTATAGGACATAGTGCTTGTTATAAATAGCTCTGTACTATGGACTGAATGCTTGTATTTGCCCCAAACTCATGTGGTTGAACCAATACTGTATAGGATGGTTAGAGTACTCCAGTGGTAGTGGGGTCATAAAAATAGAGCACATCATGAATGGGATTTGTACCTCTATAATGAGCTGAAGAGCATGCTTCTGCCCAGTGAGACACAGCAAAAAGTTTCCATCCATGAATTATAGAGCTGGCCTTCACTAGACATCCGCTACTGCCTTAAGTTTGGACTTCCCAgacttcagaactgtgagaaataaatttgcTGCTTACAAGCCACTCagtttatggtattttgttatggaCTCCAAACTGACTACGATTCTCAATACTGCTTGCTTCTGGATGATTTAGAAAAATTCCTACCAACCAGTTCTAAGCATACCTCCTCCTCTAGAGATTGCCACTTAAATGGAGGGCTCAACCTACAGCACACACTCCTGGAACTCTATGATATCCATCcaagtattggaattaac
Encoded here:
- the CXHXorf66 gene encoding uncharacterized protein CXorf66 homolog, with translation MAVNILIYALFLSIWTINCLERNKINVTSTLTTTITGDKTHGSTESKFDDFRERLLSFIVGLMIIVFTFTCFCFIYCNYMIKEVPSPGGLNKENMAAISSWVPKVSACKPDTKPEDILQTQPLLLN